One part of the Bacillota bacterium genome encodes these proteins:
- the raiA gene encoding ribosome-associated translation inhibitor RaiA, with protein MRITVRGKNMDVTPPLKEYVEKRLKKIEKYFDYSVFAQVTLSVERGRHIVEVTVPLNGMLLRGEEETGDMYSSVDLVLEKLEKQINKYKTRVLRRPRGGDRAGKTGYIDVGDEAAVVKVKRFALKPMTVEEAVLQMNLLGHDFFVFRNAESEGIEVVYRRKDGNYGLIEPE; from the coding sequence GTGCGGATCACCGTCCGGGGCAAGAACATGGACGTAACCCCGCCGCTGAAGGAGTACGTGGAGAAACGCCTCAAGAAGATCGAGAAGTACTTTGACTATTCCGTTTTCGCCCAGGTTACCTTGAGTGTCGAGCGCGGCAGGCACATAGTAGAGGTCACGGTGCCGCTGAACGGCATGCTTCTCAGGGGTGAGGAGGAGACCGGAGACATGTATTCCTCGGTCGACCTCGTTCTCGAGAAGCTCGAAAAGCAAATCAACAAGTACAAGACCAGGGTGCTTCGCCGGCCGAGGGGGGGCGACCGCGCCGGGAAAACCGGGTACATAGACGTAGGAGACGAAGCGGCGGTAGTCAAGGTGAAACGGTTCGCCCTGAAGCCGATGACGGTGGAGGAAGCAGTGCTCCAGATGAACCTGCTTGGCCACGACTTCTTCGTGTTCCGGAACGCCGAGAGCGAAGGGATCGAGGTGGTGTACCGCAGGAAGGACGGTAACTACGGGCTGATAGAGCCCGAGTAG
- a CDS encoding cold-shock protein translates to MQGKVKWFNPEKGYGFIQRDDGPDVFVHYSSIQQEGFKTLNEGDTVEFEVVEGPRGLQAANVSRLG, encoded by the coding sequence ATGCAAGGCAAGGTGAAGTGGTTCAATCCGGAAAAGGGTTACGGCTTCATTCAACGCGATGACGGCCCCGATGTGTTTGTGCACTACTCTTCGATTCAGCAGGAAGGCTTCAAAACGCTGAACGAGGGCGACACGGTCGAGTTCGAGGTCGTCGAGGGCCCTCGAGGACTCCAGGCGGCGAACGTGAGCCGGCTCGGCTAA
- the fliS gene encoding flagellar export chaperone FliS: protein MPDAVAQYKAVQIQTAPGTYLILMAYDHALRHLSQAKEAMAEGRTSDCANSLGKVHGILTELSGSLNFECGEMAAKLYRLYEFCGSRLVEATFKRDPGMLDAVRDILTTLREAWLECSKAKGARRIPAPQDGFQVVVG from the coding sequence ATGCCAGACGCGGTTGCGCAGTATAAGGCAGTCCAGATTCAGACAGCACCGGGCACCTATCTGATATTGATGGCGTACGATCATGCGCTGAGGCACCTGAGCCAGGCAAAGGAAGCCATGGCAGAGGGTAGGACGAGTGACTGCGCGAACTCCCTCGGGAAGGTGCATGGCATCCTGACAGAGCTCAGCGGATCCCTGAACTTCGAGTGCGGGGAGATGGCAGCCAAGCTCTACAGGCTCTACGAGTTCTGCGGGAGCAGGCTTGTCGAGGCGACATTCAAGCGAGATCCGGGAATGCTCGACGCGGTTCGTGACATCCTGACGACGCTCAGGGAGGCGTGGTTGGAGTGCAGCAAGGCGAAGGGCGCGAGGCGGATTCCTGCACCGCAGGACGGCTTCCAGGTGGTAGTGGGTTGA
- the fliD gene encoding flagellar filament capping protein FliD yields MSDIRLSGAVSGLDWESLVSQLIAVERKPITQLESKKKTLENKSTAWKDINSKLYSLQSKAQALKSRDTFYSRKAESSDSTVATATASSSVAPGTYTVEVIKLARAHTVVSGTFADPAEARGITGNPVINGKTIAIEASDSLNSIRDKINNTADIGVTASVVQVSPGQHRLVLVAKETGTSNAISFTDDNNALLGLGLLWDDGGTIKSNTTQEAVDAEVKVNSLTISRSTNTIADAVGGLNLQIKAEGKTATITVTNDSQKAVDAVKALVSEYNAVYDYISSKMSYDKETKTAGLFMGETTLTQILGTIRRLVLDPVEGLTGSITRGSDMGLSTGTWDSGDINHLQLDESKFTQKLESNLDDVARLFGAYDLADTKGIGARLYSQVKTYTQTGGLVPERQKALSEQQRRLQERIDSMNQRLDQREQNLRRQFINMEITIARLKSQGSWLDSQISSMSGQY; encoded by the coding sequence ATGAGCGACATCCGGTTGAGTGGTGCGGTGTCGGGCCTTGACTGGGAGTCCCTTGTGTCCCAGCTGATTGCAGTGGAGCGCAAGCCGATTACCCAGCTTGAGAGCAAGAAGAAGACCCTCGAGAATAAGTCGACCGCCTGGAAGGATATCAACTCCAAGCTGTATAGCCTGCAGAGCAAGGCACAGGCGCTGAAGTCTCGCGACACCTTCTACTCCAGGAAGGCCGAGTCCAGTGATTCAACGGTGGCAACCGCTACGGCGTCCTCAAGCGTGGCCCCGGGGACCTACACGGTGGAGGTCATCAAACTTGCGAGGGCGCACACCGTGGTGTCCGGCACGTTTGCCGACCCTGCGGAGGCGCGCGGGATCACCGGAAACCCTGTCATTAACGGGAAGACCATCGCCATTGAGGCCTCGGACAGTCTCAACTCGATCAGGGACAAGATAAACAACACGGCCGACATCGGGGTGACGGCGTCGGTGGTGCAGGTATCACCAGGCCAGCACAGGCTGGTCCTGGTTGCGAAGGAGACGGGAACCTCGAACGCGATTTCGTTCACCGACGATAATAACGCGCTGCTCGGCCTCGGTCTCCTCTGGGATGACGGCGGGACAATCAAATCCAATACCACCCAGGAAGCGGTCGACGCCGAAGTCAAGGTGAATTCGCTCACGATCTCGAGATCCACGAACACGATCGCCGACGCGGTGGGTGGCCTGAACCTCCAGATCAAGGCCGAGGGTAAGACGGCTACCATCACCGTGACCAACGACTCCCAGAAGGCCGTCGACGCGGTCAAGGCGCTTGTCAGCGAGTACAACGCAGTGTACGATTACATCTCAAGCAAAATGTCCTACGACAAGGAGACCAAGACCGCAGGCCTGTTCATGGGCGAGACCACGCTGACGCAGATACTTGGGACGATCCGCCGGCTGGTGCTTGACCCGGTTGAGGGGTTGACCGGCAGCATCACGAGGGGCTCGGACATGGGATTGAGCACGGGGACCTGGGATTCCGGCGACATCAATCACCTGCAGCTCGACGAAAGCAAGTTCACGCAAAAACTCGAGTCTAACCTCGACGACGTGGCCCGCCTCTTTGGGGCGTACGACCTGGCAGACACGAAAGGGATCGGCGCGCGGCTCTACAGCCAGGTAAAGACCTACACGCAAACCGGCGGGCTCGTGCCCGAGAGGCAAAAGGCGCTTTCGGAACAACAGAGGCGGCTGCAGGAGCGCATCGACAGCATGAATCAGCGGCTGGATCAAAGGGAGCAGAACCTGAGGCGGCAGTTCATCAATATGGAGATTACGATCGCTCGCCTGAAGAGCCAGGGCTCCTGGCTTGACAGCCAGATAAGCTCGATGTCGGGACAGTACTAA
- a CDS encoding flagellar protein FlaG → MSLVQGVSGFSTPVVSTDKGARQLSLQRPAEPARGPADEEAQTMAQQDGGLVSEKVEAAIWAANRVSDLLNARLSFCYHQESGRVYVQVISRESGEVLRQVPPEQMLDLIARVREAVGLIVDEKV, encoded by the coding sequence ATGAGCCTGGTACAGGGAGTCTCCGGTTTTAGTACTCCAGTGGTGAGTACCGATAAAGGTGCAAGACAGCTATCGCTCCAGAGACCCGCAGAACCCGCCCGCGGCCCGGCGGATGAGGAAGCACAGACTATGGCACAACAGGACGGCGGGCTCGTAAGCGAGAAGGTCGAGGCTGCCATTTGGGCTGCAAACCGTGTATCTGATCTCTTGAACGCCCGACTGAGCTTCTGCTACCATCAGGAGTCCGGGCGTGTGTACGTGCAGGTCATAAGCAGGGAGAGCGGTGAAGTACTGCGGCAGGTACCACCCGAGCAGATGCTCGACCTGATCGCGCGGGTGCGCGAGGCAGTCGGGCTCATAGTGGACGAGAAGGTTTGA
- a CDS encoding flagellin: protein MRINHNISSINAWKNLTITDLNMGKSLEKLSSGFRINRAADDAAGLAISEKMRGQARGLAMAQKNALDAISLIQTAEGALTETHNALQRMRELAVQAASDSVTDPDRAHLNSEVTQLIAEIDRIATTTQFNTQDLLDGAFTGTFHIGANAGQTLVLSIGDCQATAIGTGVGAMVSDVVISTQAGANTAIGILDDAINDISTIRAGLGAAQNRLEFTWANLGAAYENISAAESRIRDTDMALEMAAFTRHQILLQSGTAMLAQANMKPQSMLQLLSS from the coding sequence ATGAGAATCAACCACAACATCAGCTCGATCAACGCGTGGAAGAACCTGACGATCACCGATCTCAACATGGGTAAGTCTCTTGAGAAGCTGTCGTCGGGTTTCCGGATCAACAGGGCAGCCGACGACGCGGCCGGCCTCGCGATTTCGGAGAAGATGAGGGGCCAGGCTCGCGGCCTTGCGATGGCGCAGAAGAACGCCCTCGACGCGATATCGCTTATCCAGACGGCTGAGGGCGCGTTGACAGAAACCCACAACGCCCTGCAGAGGATGAGGGAACTCGCGGTCCAGGCGGCGAGCGACAGCGTCACCGACCCCGACCGCGCGCATCTAAACAGTGAGGTAACCCAGCTAATCGCTGAGATCGACAGGATCGCGACCACCACCCAGTTCAACACCCAGGACCTGCTAGACGGTGCTTTCACTGGCACGTTCCACATCGGCGCCAACGCCGGGCAGACCCTTGTGCTGTCCATAGGCGACTGCCAGGCGACTGCGATCGGCACCGGGGTCGGCGCCATGGTTAGTGATGTGGTCATCTCGACCCAGGCTGGCGCCAACACGGCGATAGGTATCCTCGACGACGCCATCAACGACATATCGACCATACGAGCCGGTCTCGGCGCCGCGCAGAACAGGCTCGAGTTCACCTGGGCCAACCTCGGCGCCGCGTACGAGAACATCAGCGCAGCCGAGTCGCGCATCCGCGACACCGACATGGCTCTCGAGATGGCGGCCTTCACCAGGCACCAGATCCTGCTCCAGTCGGGCACTGCGATGCTCGCGCAGGCGAACATGAAGCCGCAGTCGATGCTGCAGCTCCTGAGCTCGTAA